The proteins below come from a single Alnus glutinosa chromosome 9, dhAlnGlut1.1, whole genome shotgun sequence genomic window:
- the LOC133878039 gene encoding 17.3 kDa class I heat shock protein-like — MSLIPSFFGDRRGSNVVDPFSLDLWDPFRDSPFRSSLSTYFPNSSLETSAFVNTRIDWKETPEAHVLKADLPGLRKEEVKVEVEDDRVLQISGERNVEKEDKNDTWHKVERSSGKFLRRFRLPENAKMDQIKAAMENGVLTVTVPKVEGAKKPDVKAIEISG, encoded by the coding sequence ATGTCGCTGATTCCAAGCTTCTTTGGTGACCGACGAGGAAGCAACGTCGTCGATCCCTTCTCTCTCGACCTCTGGGACCCCTTCAGGGACTCTCCTTTCCGTTCTTCACTTTCTACCTATTTCCCCAACTCTTCTCTGGAAACTTCAGCTTTTGTAAACACCCGGATCGACTGGAAGGAGACCCCAGAAGCCCATGTGCTCAAGGCCGATCTTCCGGGGCTCAGGAAAGAGGAAGTGAAGGTCGAGGTTGAAGACGACAGAGTGCTTCAGATAAGCGGAGAGAGGAACGTGGAGAAGGAAGACAAGAATGACACTTGGCATAAGGTGGAGCGTAGCAGCGGCAAGTTCTTGCGGAGGTTCAGGCTGCCGGAGAACGCCAAGATGGATCAGATTAAGGCTGCTATGGAGAATGGGGTCCTCACTGTCACGGTCCCCAAGGTGGAGGGGGCCAAGAAGCCTGATGTCAAGGCTATCGAAATTTCGGGCTGA
- the LOC133876911 gene encoding glutamate--tRNA ligase, cytoplasmic-like yields the protein MSHGGVRKWGIGNDLWAVRGKLDMKDPNKSLRDPVYYRSNPVAHHWIGSKYKIYPTYDFACPFVDAIEGITHALRSSEHHDRNAQYHRIQEDLGVRKVPLYEFSRLNMVYTALSKRKLLWFVENGKVDAWDDARFPTVQGIIRRGLKVEALVQFILEQAISSIDTTFIANMKTSEK from the exons ATGTCGCATGGTGGGGTTAGGAAGTGGGGGATTGGTAACGACTTGTGGGCAG TCCGCGGGAAGTTGGATATGAAAGACCCAAATAAATCACTTCGAGATCCTGTCTATTATCGTAGCAATCCAGTTGCCCATCATTGGATTGGCTCCAAGTATAAGATATACCCAACTTACGATTTTGCATGTCCATTTGTTGATGCCATAGAAGGGATAACGCATGCATTACGATCTAGTGAACACCATGATCGTAATGCTCAGTATCACCGGATTCAAGAGGATTTGGGAGTAAGAAAGGTTCCCCTTTATGAATTTAGTCGGCTGAATATGGTGTATACAGCTCTTAGCAAGCGTAAGCTTCTGTGGTTTGTTGAAAATGGGAAGGTTGATGCATGGGATGATGCTCGTTTTCCAACTGTCCAAGGAATTATTCGTAGAGGTTTAAAAGTTGAAGCATTGGTACAATTTATTCTTGAACAGGCAATTTCAAGCATTGATACAACTTTCATTGCCAATATGAAAACAAGTGAGAAATAG
- the LOC133877889 gene encoding 17.3 kDa class I heat shock protein-like yields MSLIPSFFGDRGRSNVFDPFSLDLWDPFRDSPFRSALSTYFPDSSLETSAFVSTRIDWKETPEAHVLKADLPGLRKEEVKVEVEDDRVLQISGERNVEKEDKNDTWHRVERSSGKFLRRFRLPENAKMDQINAAMENGVLTVTVPKVEGAKKPDVKAIEISG; encoded by the coding sequence ATGTCGCTGATTCCAAGCTTCTTTGGTGACCGAGGACGAAGCAACGTCTTTGATCCCTTCTCTCTCGACCTCTGGGACCCCTTCAGGGACTCTCCTTTCCGTTCTGCACTTTCTACCTATTTTCCCGATTCTTCCCTGGAAACTTCGGCTTTTGTGAGCACCCGGATCGACTGGAAGGAGACCCCAGAAGCCCATGTGCTCAAGGCCGATCTTCCGGGGCTCAGGAAAGAGGAAGTGAAGGTCGAGGTTGAAGACGACAGAGTGCTTCAGATAAGCGGAGAGAGGAACGTGGAGAAGGAAGACAAGAACGACACTTGGCATAGGGTGGAGCGTAGCAGCGGCAAGTTCTTGCGGAGATTCAGGCTGCCGGAGAACGCCAAGATGGATCAGATTAATGCTGCTATGGAGAATGGGGTCCTCACTGTCACGGTCCCCAAGGTGGAGGGGGCCAAGAAGCCTGATGTCAAGGCTATCGAAATTTCGGGCTGA
- the LOC133876910 gene encoding glutamate--tRNA ligase, cytoplasmic-like, producing MEWDKLWTINKKIIDPVCPRHTAVIEERRVLLTLTNGPEEPFTRIVPRHKKYEGAGEKCTTFIKTIWIEHADAESISVDEKITLMDWGNAIVKKIEKGQDGIITQYLTGV from the coding sequence ATGGAATGGGATAAACTCTGGACCATTAATAAGAAGATCATCGATCCTGTGTGCCCCAGGCATACTGCTGTCATTGAAGAAAGGCGTGTGCTGTTGACCCTGACAAATGGTCCCGAGGAACCATTTACCCGCATCGTACCTAGGCATAAGAAATATGAAGGTGCTGGGGAGAAGTGTACGACATTCATAAAGACGATATGGATTGAGCATGCTGATGCCGAATCCATCTCAGTAGATGAGAAAATAACCTTAATGGATTGGGGAAATGCCATagtaaagaaaatagagaagggGCAAGATGGGATCATCACACAGTACTTGACTGGGGTTTAG